A portion of the Corynebacterium occultum genome contains these proteins:
- a CDS encoding magnesium transporter MgtE N-terminal domain-containing protein: protein MSTVTRVYAGRLRGMQVRGPDTDVIGRVRDIVVSIRPDGRSSRALGLVVELVNNRRIFLPMLRVAAIEPGDITLVSGSVSLRAFQSRAGELTIMGDMVGSRVHTDDPEFPQLHERSLEIADVELERTRTRDWVISRVAVFGERPKFGRSPQLFIIPWANIHGVTAGGVGVSDSTAEIIAEFADMRPADVANALADLPRRQREQVAAELNDERLADILQELPDDDQAELIEALGIERAADVLEEMDPDDAADLLGELPDTKAEVLLDLMDPEESAPVRRLMSFSPDTVGALMTPEPLILSPQTTVAEALAHARNPDLPTSLASLIFVVRPPTSTPTGRYLGCVHLQKLLREPPSTLIAGILDPDLPPLYADDDQETAARYFATYNLVCGPVLDEDKHLIGAVAVDDLLDHMLPEDWRETGFRQEGNNG, encoded by the coding sequence ATGAGTACCGTCACACGTGTCTACGCTGGCCGACTCCGCGGCATGCAGGTCCGCGGCCCCGACACCGATGTGATCGGCCGGGTCCGCGACATCGTGGTCAGCATCCGTCCCGACGGCCGTTCCTCCCGCGCCCTGGGCCTGGTGGTGGAGCTGGTCAACAACCGGCGGATCTTCCTGCCCATGCTGCGCGTCGCCGCCATTGAGCCGGGTGACATCACCCTGGTGTCCGGTTCGGTCTCGCTGCGCGCCTTCCAGTCCCGGGCCGGTGAACTCACCATCATGGGAGACATGGTCGGATCCAGGGTCCACACCGATGATCCGGAGTTCCCCCAGCTGCATGAACGTTCCCTGGAGATCGCCGATGTGGAGCTGGAACGCACCCGCACCCGGGACTGGGTGATCAGCCGGGTGGCGGTTTTCGGGGAGCGCCCCAAATTCGGCCGCAGCCCCCAGTTGTTCATCATCCCCTGGGCCAATATCCACGGGGTGACCGCCGGTGGTGTCGGTGTCTCCGACAGCACTGCCGAGATCATCGCCGAGTTCGCTGATATGCGCCCCGCCGATGTGGCCAATGCTCTGGCTGACCTGCCCCGCCGCCAGCGGGAGCAGGTGGCCGCGGAACTCAATGATGAACGCCTGGCCGATATTCTCCAGGAACTGCCCGATGATGATCAGGCGGAGCTGATTGAGGCACTCGGCATTGAGCGGGCCGCCGATGTGCTGGAGGAGATGGATCCGGATGATGCCGCCGACCTGCTGGGTGAACTACCGGACACCAAGGCTGAGGTGCTGCTGGATCTGATGGACCCTGAGGAGTCCGCCCCGGTGCGCCGCCTGATGAGCTTCTCCCCCGACACGGTGGGTGCCCTGATGACCCCGGAGCCGCTGATCCTCTCCCCCCAGACCACGGTGGCGGAAGCCCTGGCGCATGCCCGCAACCCGGATCTGCCGACTTCCCTGGCCTCCCTGATCTTCGTGGTCCGCCCGCCCACCTCCACACCGACGGGCCGATACCTGGGTTGTGTGCACCTCCAAAAACTCCTGCGGGAACCCCCCTCCACCCTGATCGCCGGCATCCTGGACCCGGATCTGCCCCCGCTCTACGCCGATGATGACCAGGAGACCGCGGCCCGCTACTTCGCCACCTATAACCTGGTGTGCGGCCCCGTGCTCGATGAGGACAAGCACCTCATCGGCGCGGTCGCCGTGGATGACCTACTCGACCACATGTTGCCGGAGGACTGGCGTGAGACGGGTTTCCGTCAGGAAGGGAACAATGGCTGA
- a CDS encoding general stress protein gives MANQQSMRLKPEGWPVGSFETYEQAQQAVDLLSDRNFPVGDLTIVGVNLMEVERVTGRLTWGRVLFNGAASGAWMGLFFGLLFGILGGGFLVPMVAGVVLGAVFGIVLAVVPYAASGGRRDFTSRTQIVAGRYDVLCAPANAPEARDAIAQSGIAGPVQRSTPQGG, from the coding sequence ATGGCGAACCAGCAGTCGATGAGGCTGAAACCGGAAGGCTGGCCGGTGGGAAGTTTCGAGACCTACGAGCAGGCACAACAGGCGGTGGATCTGCTCAGCGACCGGAACTTCCCCGTAGGTGACCTGACCATCGTCGGTGTGAATCTGATGGAGGTGGAACGTGTCACCGGAAGGCTGACCTGGGGGCGGGTGCTCTTCAACGGGGCTGCCAGCGGTGCCTGGATGGGACTTTTCTTCGGCCTGCTCTTCGGCATTCTGGGGGGTGGTTTCCTGGTCCCCATGGTTGCAGGTGTGGTGCTCGGTGCCGTCTTCGGCATCGTCCTGGCGGTGGTGCCCTATGCCGCCAGCGGTGGGCGTCGTGACTTCACCTCCCGCACCCAGATCGTCGCCGGCCGTTATGATGTGCTCTGTGCCCCGGCCAACGCGCCGGAAGCCCGCGATGCGATCGCCCAGTCCGGTATCGCCGGGCCGGTCCAGCGCTCCACCCCTCAGGGTGGGTAG
- a CDS encoding multifunctional oxoglutarate decarboxylase/oxoglutarate dehydrogenase thiamine pyrophosphate-binding subunit/dihydrolipoyllysine-residue succinyltransferase subunit translates to MSSASTFGQNQWLVDEMFQRFQKDPNSVDQEWRELFETKGAPATATPESAPQKAAAPAAVKEPVKTAPKKTTEKPASAKKATKPKSPLDNVKEAPEAGATPLKGMFKAIAKNMDISLEVPTATSVRDMPVRLMFENRAMVNDQLKRTRGGKISFTHIIGYALVKAVMAHPDMNNSYDIIDGKPSMVVPENINLGLAIDLPQKDGSRALVVAAIKETEKMSFSQFLDAYEDIVARSRVGKLTMDDYSGVTVSLTNPGGIGTRHSVPRLTKGQGTIIGVGSMDYPAEFAGASADRLADLGVGKLVTITSTYDHRVIQGAESGEFLRTMSQLLIDDAFWDHIFDEMGVPYTPMRWGQDVPNTGVDKSTRVMQLIEAYRSRGHLIADTNPLKWQQPGMPIPDHRDLDIETHGLTLWDLDRTFHVGGFGGKETMTLREVLSRLRSAYTLKVGSEYTHILDRDERLWLQDRIEAGIPKPTGAEQKYILQKLNAAEAFENFLQTKYVGQKRFSLEGAEALIPMMDAVIDTAAGQGLDEVVIGMPHRGRLNVLFNIVGKPLANIFNEFEGNMEQGQIGGSGDVKYHLGSEGTHIQMFGDGEIKVSLTANPSHLEAVNPVMEGIARAKQDLLDKGEDGYTVVPLLLHGDAAFAGLGIVPETINLAKLRGYDVGGTIHIVVNNQIGFTTTPDSSRSMHYSTDYAKAFGCPVFHVNGDDPEAVVWVAQLATDYRRRFGKDVFLDLICYRRRGHNEADDPSMTQPKMYEIIDERETVRAHYTEDLIGRGDLSVEDAEKVALDFHDQMESVFNEVKDAEKKDIQEQTGITGSQELPYGLETNITRAELVEIGQAYANVPEGFELHSRVAPVAKKRVDAVSQGGIDWGWGELIAFSSLANAGQLVRLAGEDSRRGTFTQRHAVVFDPKTGDEYNGLNELAAQKGNGGKFLVYNSALTEYAGMGFEYGYSVGNQDALVAWEAQFGDFANGAQTIIDEYVSSGEAKWGQTSKLVLLLPHGYEGQGPDHSSARIERFLQLCAEGSMTVAQPSTPANYFHLLRRHALSDLKRPLIVFTPKSMLRMKAAASPVEDFTEVKKFQSVINDPRLVDNDGKVIGDADKVKTIMLVSGKLYYELEKRREKDGRDDVAIVRIEMLHPIPFNRLREAFESFPNATQIRFVQDEPANQGPWPFYNEHLRTLVPNMPEMVRISRRAQSSTATGVSKVHQAEQKKLIDEAFHV, encoded by the coding sequence GTGAGCAGCGCTAGTACTTTCGGCCAGAACCAATGGCTGGTAGACGAGATGTTCCAGCGGTTCCAGAAGGACCCGAATTCGGTAGACCAGGAATGGCGGGAGCTCTTTGAAACCAAGGGCGCGCCGGCAACGGCCACCCCGGAGAGTGCACCTCAGAAGGCCGCAGCCCCCGCTGCGGTGAAGGAGCCGGTCAAGACTGCTCCGAAGAAGACCACTGAGAAGCCGGCCTCGGCTAAGAAGGCCACCAAACCGAAGTCTCCCCTGGACAATGTCAAGGAGGCTCCGGAGGCAGGTGCCACCCCTCTGAAGGGCATGTTCAAGGCCATCGCCAAGAACATGGACATCTCCCTTGAGGTCCCCACCGCAACCTCGGTGCGCGACATGCCTGTCCGCCTGATGTTCGAGAACCGCGCCATGGTCAATGACCAGCTGAAGCGGACCCGTGGCGGCAAGATCTCCTTCACCCACATCATCGGTTACGCCCTGGTCAAGGCCGTCATGGCCCATCCGGACATGAACAACTCCTATGACATCATCGACGGCAAGCCGTCCATGGTCGTCCCGGAGAACATTAACCTGGGCCTGGCCATCGACCTCCCGCAGAAGGACGGTTCCCGCGCCCTGGTCGTGGCAGCCATCAAGGAAACCGAGAAGATGAGCTTCTCGCAGTTCCTGGATGCCTACGAGGACATCGTCGCCCGCTCCCGCGTCGGCAAGCTGACCATGGATGACTACTCCGGTGTCACCGTCTCGCTGACCAACCCGGGCGGCATCGGCACCCGTCACTCCGTCCCGCGTCTGACCAAGGGCCAGGGCACCATCATCGGTGTCGGTTCCATGGATTACCCGGCCGAGTTCGCCGGTGCTTCCGCGGACCGCCTGGCAGACCTGGGCGTGGGCAAGCTCGTCACCATCACCTCCACCTACGATCACCGCGTGATCCAGGGTGCCGAGTCCGGCGAGTTCCTGCGCACCATGTCCCAGCTGCTGATCGACGACGCCTTCTGGGACCACATCTTCGATGAGATGGGTGTCCCCTACACCCCGATGCGTTGGGGCCAGGATGTCCCGAACACCGGTGTGGACAAGAGCACCCGGGTCATGCAGCTGATCGAGGCCTACCGCTCCCGCGGTCACCTCATCGCCGACACCAACCCGCTGAAGTGGCAGCAGCCCGGCATGCCGATCCCGGATCACCGCGACCTGGACATCGAGACCCACGGCCTGACCCTCTGGGACCTCGACCGCACCTTCCACGTCGGTGGTTTCGGCGGCAAGGAGACCATGACCCTGCGCGAGGTGCTTTCCCGCCTGCGCTCGGCATACACCCTCAAGGTCGGTTCCGAGTACACCCACATCCTCGACCGCGATGAGCGTCTCTGGCTGCAGGACCGCATCGAGGCCGGCATCCCCAAGCCGACCGGTGCCGAGCAGAAGTACATCCTGCAGAAGCTGAACGCCGCCGAGGCATTCGAGAACTTCCTGCAGACCAAGTACGTCGGCCAGAAGCGCTTCTCCCTCGAGGGTGCTGAGGCACTGATCCCGATGATGGACGCCGTCATCGACACCGCCGCCGGCCAGGGTCTGGACGAGGTCGTCATCGGCATGCCGCACCGCGGCCGCCTGAACGTGCTCTTCAACATCGTCGGTAAGCCGCTCGCGAATATCTTCAACGAGTTCGAGGGCAACATGGAGCAGGGCCAGATCGGTGGCTCCGGTGACGTGAAGTACCACCTCGGTTCCGAGGGCACCCACATCCAGATGTTCGGCGACGGCGAGATCAAGGTCTCCCTGACCGCCAACCCCTCCCACCTCGAGGCCGTCAACCCGGTCATGGAGGGCATCGCCCGCGCCAAGCAGGACCTGCTGGACAAGGGCGAGGACGGCTACACCGTCGTCCCGCTGCTGCTCCACGGTGATGCCGCCTTCGCTGGCCTGGGCATCGTCCCGGAGACCATCAACCTGGCGAAGCTGCGTGGCTATGACGTGGGTGGCACCATCCACATCGTCGTCAACAACCAGATCGGTTTCACCACCACCCCGGACTCCAGCCGGTCCATGCACTACTCGACCGACTACGCCAAGGCTTTCGGCTGCCCGGTCTTCCACGTCAACGGTGATGACCCGGAGGCCGTGGTCTGGGTTGCCCAGCTGGCCACCGACTACCGTCGTCGCTTCGGCAAGGACGTCTTCCTCGACCTCATCTGCTACCGCCGTCGCGGTCACAACGAGGCCGATGACCCCTCGATGACCCAGCCGAAGATGTACGAGATCATCGATGAGCGCGAGACCGTCCGCGCCCACTACACCGAGGATCTCATCGGCCGTGGCGACCTCTCCGTCGAGGACGCCGAGAAGGTCGCACTCGACTTCCACGACCAGATGGAGTCCGTCTTCAACGAGGTCAAGGACGCCGAGAAGAAGGACATCCAGGAGCAGACCGGTATCACCGGCTCCCAGGAACTGCCCTACGGCCTGGAGACCAACATCACCCGCGCAGAGCTGGTGGAGATCGGTCAGGCCTACGCCAACGTCCCTGAGGGCTTCGAGCTGCACTCCCGTGTCGCCCCGGTGGCCAAGAAGCGTGTCGACGCCGTCTCCCAGGGTGGCATCGACTGGGGTTGGGGCGAGCTCATCGCCTTCTCCTCCCTGGCCAACGCCGGCCAGCTGGTCCGTCTCGCCGGTGAGGATTCCCGCCGCGGCACCTTCACCCAGCGTCACGCCGTGGTCTTCGACCCGAAGACCGGTGATGAGTACAACGGCCTGAACGAGCTCGCCGCCCAGAAGGGCAACGGCGGCAAGTTCCTGGTCTACAACTCCGCACTGACCGAGTACGCCGGCATGGGCTTCGAGTACGGCTACTCCGTGGGCAACCAGGATGCCCTGGTCGCCTGGGAGGCACAGTTCGGTGACTTCGCCAACGGTGCGCAGACCATCATCGACGAGTACGTCTCCTCCGGTGAGGCCAAGTGGGGCCAGACCTCCAAGCTCGTGCTGCTGTTGCCGCACGGCTACGAGGGACAGGGCCCGGACCACTCCTCCGCCCGCATCGAGCGTTTCCTGCAGCTCTGTGCCGAGGGTTCCATGACCGTGGCCCAGCCCTCCACCCCGGCCAATTACTTCCACCTGCTGCGTCGTCACGCACTCTCGGACCTGAAGCGACCCCTGATCGTCTTCACCCCGAAGTCGATGCTGCGCATGAAGGCCGCCGCCTCCCCGGTGGAGGACTTCACCGAGGTCAAGAAGTTCCAGTCCGTGATCAACGATCCGCGTCTGGTTGACAATGACGGCAAGGTCATCGGAGATGCCGACAAGGTCAAGACCATCATGCTGGTCTCCGGCAAGCTCTACTACGAGCTGGAGAAGCGTCGCGAGAAGGACGGCCGTGACGATGTCGCCATCGTCCGCATCGAGATGCTGCACCCGATCCCCTTCAACCGTCTGCGTGAGGCCTTCGAGTCCTTCCCGAACGCCACCCAGATCCGGTTTGTCCAGGATGAGCCCGCCAACCAGGGCCCGTGGCCGTTCTACAACGAGCACCTGCGTACCCTCGTCCCGAACATGCCCGAGATGGTCCGCATCTCCCGCCGTGCCCAGTCCTCCACCGCCACCGGTGTGTCGAAGGTTCACCAGGCCGAGCAGAAGAAGTTGATCGACGAAGCCTTCCACGTCTAG